A portion of the Oreochromis niloticus isolate F11D_XX linkage group LG10, O_niloticus_UMD_NMBU, whole genome shotgun sequence genome contains these proteins:
- the dbn1 gene encoding drebrin isoform X6, whose protein sequence is MAVNLGKNRLALLTAYQDVIDETTDTDWALYTYEDESNDLKLAASGGGGLAEITLTFDSGRVMYGFCSLKEPTAALPRYILINWVGDDVADARKCACASHVATIADFFQGVEVIINASSLEDIDPMAIGQRLTNGTAAVASPVLSRLKTRDEEHADVGTVYEKTNAEVEMKKINRQEFWEQAKREEEMRKEEEKRKVAEERQRFEEERMELERKEQENREKRYREREQQIEEHRKKMQEEEEAKERLRNQTPVAAEPSIEDLNLDKKESEVEEAKAIIAQRSGNPREFFKQKERAMTISVDTSPVSIHRSVSTERNMATVSPIPKIVTTPIKEDYSRDEEEDRADEWDSVPKQDQKPPVQESTPTKPVQSVAPQARDSSGVSACESGTDSLVDLWDGSSAPPANAAQPAQSSNLVDLMGDVLHDDLPPSTAAASGRPQPLLSFDEMMDGTFCSGTGAEDDPSSLVDVTGSDQMTLSYQHALQHASGEGQELDDGQLLMTNGEALLKEGTQASEGYFSQSQEEEFGTSEESSAKPAPVFYNKPPEIDITCWDTDPVVDDEDD, encoded by the exons GGCCTTGTACACATACGAGGATGAAAGCAACGACCTGAAGCTGGCGGCGTCCGGAG GAGGCGGCCTGGCAGAGATCACGCTGACCTTTGACAGCGGCAGGGTGATGTACGGCTTCTGCAGCCTGAAGGAGCCCACCGCCGCTCTGCCACGATACATCCTCATCAACTGG gTTGGAGATGATGTGGCAGATGCCAGGAAGTGTGCCTGTGCCAGCCATGTCGCCACCATCGCAGACTTCTTCCAG gGGGTGGAGGTCATCATCAATGCCAGCAGTCTGGAGGACATCGACCCCATGGCAATCGGGCAGCGCCTGACCAATGGGACGGCAGCAGTGGCGAGCCCGGTCCTGAGCCGTCTGAAGACCCGAGATGAAGAGCACGCAGACGTG GGCACGGTGTACGAGAAGACCAACGCAGAggtggagatgaagaaaatCAATAGACAGGAGTTTTGGGAGCAGGCCAAG CGTGAAGAGGAGatgaggaaggaggaggagaagaggaaggtGGCGGAGGAGCGGCAGCGCTTCGAGGAGGAGCGAATGGAACTGGAGAGGAAAGAGCAGGAGAACCGAGAGAAGAGGTACCGCGAGAGGGAGCAGCAGATCGAGGAGCACAG AAAGAAGatgcaggaggaggaagaggccaAAGAGAGGTTGCGAAATCAGACCCCCGTA GCAGCAGAGCCGAGCATCGAGGACCTCAACCTGGACAAGAAGGAATCTGAGGTAGAG GAAGCGAAGGCCATCATCGCTCAGCGGTCAGGAAACCCTCGAGAGTTTTTCAAGCAGAAGGAGAGAGCCATGACCATCAGTGTGGACACCTCGCCCGTCTCCATCCACCGGAGCG TGAGCACAGAGCGCAACATGGCCACCGTGTCACCCATTCCTAAAATAGTCACCACGCCCATCAAAGAAGACTACAGCAGGGATGAGGAGGAAGACCGCGCAGACGAGTGGG ATTCGGTGCCAAAGCAGGACCAGAAACCTCCGGTCCAGGAGTCGACGCCCACCAAGCCCGTGCAGAGTGTCGCCCCGCAGGCCCGCGACTCCTCCGGTGTCTCTGCGTGCGAGTCCGGCACTGACAGCCTGGTTGACCTGTGGGACGGCAGCTCCGCCCCTCCAGCCAATGCCGCCCAGCCCGCCCAGTCCTCCAATCTGGTGGACCTAATGGGAGATGTTCTCCATGACGACCTCCCGCCCAGCACTGCTGCCGCCAGCGGCCGGCCTCAGCCACTCCTCAGCTTTGACGAGATGATGGACGGGACTTTCTGCTCGGGTACTGGCGCCGAAGACGACCCGTCCAGTTTGGTGGACGTGACGGGCTCTGATCAGATGACCCTGAGCTACCAGCATGCACTGCAGCATGCATCCGGGGAGGGCCAGGAGCTGGATGACGGACAGCTGCTGATGACCAATGGGGAGGCTCTGCTGAAAGAAGGCACTCAG GCGAGCGAGGGCTacttcagccaatcacaggagGAGGAATTCGGGACATCAGAGGAGTCCTCGGCTAAACCCGCACCGGTCTTTTATAACAAGCCACCAG agatTGACATCACGTGCTGGGACACGGACCCCGTGGTTGACGATGAAGACGACTAA
- the dbn1 gene encoding drebrin isoform X5 → MAVNLGKNRLALLTAYQDVIDETTDTDWALYTYEDESNDLKLAASGGGGLAEITLTFDSGRVMYGFCSLKEPTAALPRYILINWVGDDVADARKCACASHVATIADFFQGVEVIINASSLEDIDPMAIGQRLTNGTAAVASPVLSRLKTRDEEHADVGTVYEKTNAEVEMKKINRQEFWEQAKREEEMRKEEEKRKVAEERQRFEEERMELERKEQENREKRYREREQQIEEHRKKMQEEEEAKERLRNQTPVAAEPSIEDLNLDKKESEEAKAIIAQRSGNPREFFKQKERAMTISVDTSPVSIHRSADNDDEVSTERNMATVSPIPKIVTTPIKEDYSRDEEEDRADEWDSVPKQDQKPPVQESTPTKPVQSVAPQARDSSGVSACESGTDSLVDLWDGSSAPPANAAQPAQSSNLVDLMGDVLHDDLPPSTAAASGRPQPLLSFDEMMDGTFCSGTGAEDDPSSLVDVTGSDQMTLSYQHALQHASGEGQELDDGQLLMTNGEALLKEGTQASEGYFSQSQEEEFGTSEESSAKPAPVFYNKPPEIDITCWDTDPVVDDEDD, encoded by the exons GGCCTTGTACACATACGAGGATGAAAGCAACGACCTGAAGCTGGCGGCGTCCGGAG GAGGCGGCCTGGCAGAGATCACGCTGACCTTTGACAGCGGCAGGGTGATGTACGGCTTCTGCAGCCTGAAGGAGCCCACCGCCGCTCTGCCACGATACATCCTCATCAACTGG gTTGGAGATGATGTGGCAGATGCCAGGAAGTGTGCCTGTGCCAGCCATGTCGCCACCATCGCAGACTTCTTCCAG gGGGTGGAGGTCATCATCAATGCCAGCAGTCTGGAGGACATCGACCCCATGGCAATCGGGCAGCGCCTGACCAATGGGACGGCAGCAGTGGCGAGCCCGGTCCTGAGCCGTCTGAAGACCCGAGATGAAGAGCACGCAGACGTG GGCACGGTGTACGAGAAGACCAACGCAGAggtggagatgaagaaaatCAATAGACAGGAGTTTTGGGAGCAGGCCAAG CGTGAAGAGGAGatgaggaaggaggaggagaagaggaaggtGGCGGAGGAGCGGCAGCGCTTCGAGGAGGAGCGAATGGAACTGGAGAGGAAAGAGCAGGAGAACCGAGAGAAGAGGTACCGCGAGAGGGAGCAGCAGATCGAGGAGCACAG AAAGAAGatgcaggaggaggaagaggccaAAGAGAGGTTGCGAAATCAGACCCCCGTA GCAGCAGAGCCGAGCATCGAGGACCTCAACCTGGACAAGAAGGAATCTGAG GAAGCGAAGGCCATCATCGCTCAGCGGTCAGGAAACCCTCGAGAGTTTTTCAAGCAGAAGGAGAGAGCCATGACCATCAGTGTGGACACCTCGCCCGTCTCCATCCACCGGAGCG CGGACAATGACGATGAAGTGAGCACAGAGCGCAACATGGCCACCGTGTCACCCATTCCTAAAATAGTCACCACGCCCATCAAAGAAGACTACAGCAGGGATGAGGAGGAAGACCGCGCAGACGAGTGGG ATTCGGTGCCAAAGCAGGACCAGAAACCTCCGGTCCAGGAGTCGACGCCCACCAAGCCCGTGCAGAGTGTCGCCCCGCAGGCCCGCGACTCCTCCGGTGTCTCTGCGTGCGAGTCCGGCACTGACAGCCTGGTTGACCTGTGGGACGGCAGCTCCGCCCCTCCAGCCAATGCCGCCCAGCCCGCCCAGTCCTCCAATCTGGTGGACCTAATGGGAGATGTTCTCCATGACGACCTCCCGCCCAGCACTGCTGCCGCCAGCGGCCGGCCTCAGCCACTCCTCAGCTTTGACGAGATGATGGACGGGACTTTCTGCTCGGGTACTGGCGCCGAAGACGACCCGTCCAGTTTGGTGGACGTGACGGGCTCTGATCAGATGACCCTGAGCTACCAGCATGCACTGCAGCATGCATCCGGGGAGGGCCAGGAGCTGGATGACGGACAGCTGCTGATGACCAATGGGGAGGCTCTGCTGAAAGAAGGCACTCAG GCGAGCGAGGGCTacttcagccaatcacaggagGAGGAATTCGGGACATCAGAGGAGTCCTCGGCTAAACCCGCACCGGTCTTTTATAACAAGCCACCAG agatTGACATCACGTGCTGGGACACGGACCCCGTGGTTGACGATGAAGACGACTAA
- the dbn1 gene encoding drebrin isoform X1, translating into MAVNLGKNRLALLTAYQDVIDETTDTDWALYTYEDESNDLKLAASGGGGLAEITLTFDSGRVMYGFCSLKEPTAALPRYILINWVGDDVADARKCACASHVATIADFFQGVEVIINASSLEDIDPMAIGQRLTNGTAAVASPVLSRLKTRDEEHADVGTVYEKTNAEVEMKKINRQEFWEQAKREEEMRKEEEKRKVAEERQRFEEERMELERKEQENREKRYREREQQIEEHRKKMQEEEEAKERLRNQTPVAAEPSIEDLNLDKKESEVEEAKAIIAQRSGNPREFFKQKERAMTISVDTSPVSIHRSGRLDSPFLRQQHSPSSPSPTPPHRGASPLRTPPHARRQPAAAAADNDDEVSTERNMATVSPIPKIVTTPIKEDYSRDEEEDRADEWDSVPKQDQKPPVQESTPTKPVQSVAPQARDSSGVSACESGTDSLVDLWDGSSAPPANAAQPAQSSNLVDLMGDVLHDDLPPSTAAASGRPQPLLSFDEMMDGTFCSGTGAEDDPSSLVDVTGSDQMTLSYQHALQHASGEGQELDDGQLLMTNGEALLKEGTQASEGYFSQSQEEEFGTSEESSAKPAPVFYNKPPEIDITCWDTDPVVDDEDD; encoded by the exons GGCCTTGTACACATACGAGGATGAAAGCAACGACCTGAAGCTGGCGGCGTCCGGAG GAGGCGGCCTGGCAGAGATCACGCTGACCTTTGACAGCGGCAGGGTGATGTACGGCTTCTGCAGCCTGAAGGAGCCCACCGCCGCTCTGCCACGATACATCCTCATCAACTGG gTTGGAGATGATGTGGCAGATGCCAGGAAGTGTGCCTGTGCCAGCCATGTCGCCACCATCGCAGACTTCTTCCAG gGGGTGGAGGTCATCATCAATGCCAGCAGTCTGGAGGACATCGACCCCATGGCAATCGGGCAGCGCCTGACCAATGGGACGGCAGCAGTGGCGAGCCCGGTCCTGAGCCGTCTGAAGACCCGAGATGAAGAGCACGCAGACGTG GGCACGGTGTACGAGAAGACCAACGCAGAggtggagatgaagaaaatCAATAGACAGGAGTTTTGGGAGCAGGCCAAG CGTGAAGAGGAGatgaggaaggaggaggagaagaggaaggtGGCGGAGGAGCGGCAGCGCTTCGAGGAGGAGCGAATGGAACTGGAGAGGAAAGAGCAGGAGAACCGAGAGAAGAGGTACCGCGAGAGGGAGCAGCAGATCGAGGAGCACAG AAAGAAGatgcaggaggaggaagaggccaAAGAGAGGTTGCGAAATCAGACCCCCGTA GCAGCAGAGCCGAGCATCGAGGACCTCAACCTGGACAAGAAGGAATCTGAGGTAGAG GAAGCGAAGGCCATCATCGCTCAGCGGTCAGGAAACCCTCGAGAGTTTTTCAAGCAGAAGGAGAGAGCCATGACCATCAGTGTGGACACCTCGCCCGTCTCCATCCACCGGAGCG GCCGTTTGGACAGCCCGTTCTTGAGGCAGCAGCACAGTCCCAGCAGCCCCAGTCCGACCCCCCCGCACCGGGGCGCGTCGCCCCTCCGCACCCCGCCACATGCACGCCGGCAGCCCGCCGCTGCAGCCG CGGACAATGACGATGAAGTGAGCACAGAGCGCAACATGGCCACCGTGTCACCCATTCCTAAAATAGTCACCACGCCCATCAAAGAAGACTACAGCAGGGATGAGGAGGAAGACCGCGCAGACGAGTGGG ATTCGGTGCCAAAGCAGGACCAGAAACCTCCGGTCCAGGAGTCGACGCCCACCAAGCCCGTGCAGAGTGTCGCCCCGCAGGCCCGCGACTCCTCCGGTGTCTCTGCGTGCGAGTCCGGCACTGACAGCCTGGTTGACCTGTGGGACGGCAGCTCCGCCCCTCCAGCCAATGCCGCCCAGCCCGCCCAGTCCTCCAATCTGGTGGACCTAATGGGAGATGTTCTCCATGACGACCTCCCGCCCAGCACTGCTGCCGCCAGCGGCCGGCCTCAGCCACTCCTCAGCTTTGACGAGATGATGGACGGGACTTTCTGCTCGGGTACTGGCGCCGAAGACGACCCGTCCAGTTTGGTGGACGTGACGGGCTCTGATCAGATGACCCTGAGCTACCAGCATGCACTGCAGCATGCATCCGGGGAGGGCCAGGAGCTGGATGACGGACAGCTGCTGATGACCAATGGGGAGGCTCTGCTGAAAGAAGGCACTCAG GCGAGCGAGGGCTacttcagccaatcacaggagGAGGAATTCGGGACATCAGAGGAGTCCTCGGCTAAACCCGCACCGGTCTTTTATAACAAGCCACCAG agatTGACATCACGTGCTGGGACACGGACCCCGTGGTTGACGATGAAGACGACTAA
- the dbn1 gene encoding drebrin isoform X2, whose amino-acid sequence MAVNLGKNRLALLTAYQDVIDETTDTDWALYTYEDESNDLKLAASGGGGLAEITLTFDSGRVMYGFCSLKEPTAALPRYILINWVGDDVADARKCACASHVATIADFFQGVEVIINASSLEDIDPMAIGQRLTNGTAAVASPVLSRLKTRDEEHADVGTVYEKTNAEVEMKKINRQEFWEQAKREEEMRKEEEKRKVAEERQRFEEERMELERKEQENREKRYREREQQIEEHRKKMQEEEEAKERLRNQTPVAAEPSIEDLNLDKKESEEAKAIIAQRSGNPREFFKQKERAMTISVDTSPVSIHRSGRLDSPFLRQQHSPSSPSPTPPHRGASPLRTPPHARRQPAAAAADNDDEVSTERNMATVSPIPKIVTTPIKEDYSRDEEEDRADEWDSVPKQDQKPPVQESTPTKPVQSVAPQARDSSGVSACESGTDSLVDLWDGSSAPPANAAQPAQSSNLVDLMGDVLHDDLPPSTAAASGRPQPLLSFDEMMDGTFCSGTGAEDDPSSLVDVTGSDQMTLSYQHALQHASGEGQELDDGQLLMTNGEALLKEGTQASEGYFSQSQEEEFGTSEESSAKPAPVFYNKPPEIDITCWDTDPVVDDEDD is encoded by the exons GGCCTTGTACACATACGAGGATGAAAGCAACGACCTGAAGCTGGCGGCGTCCGGAG GAGGCGGCCTGGCAGAGATCACGCTGACCTTTGACAGCGGCAGGGTGATGTACGGCTTCTGCAGCCTGAAGGAGCCCACCGCCGCTCTGCCACGATACATCCTCATCAACTGG gTTGGAGATGATGTGGCAGATGCCAGGAAGTGTGCCTGTGCCAGCCATGTCGCCACCATCGCAGACTTCTTCCAG gGGGTGGAGGTCATCATCAATGCCAGCAGTCTGGAGGACATCGACCCCATGGCAATCGGGCAGCGCCTGACCAATGGGACGGCAGCAGTGGCGAGCCCGGTCCTGAGCCGTCTGAAGACCCGAGATGAAGAGCACGCAGACGTG GGCACGGTGTACGAGAAGACCAACGCAGAggtggagatgaagaaaatCAATAGACAGGAGTTTTGGGAGCAGGCCAAG CGTGAAGAGGAGatgaggaaggaggaggagaagaggaaggtGGCGGAGGAGCGGCAGCGCTTCGAGGAGGAGCGAATGGAACTGGAGAGGAAAGAGCAGGAGAACCGAGAGAAGAGGTACCGCGAGAGGGAGCAGCAGATCGAGGAGCACAG AAAGAAGatgcaggaggaggaagaggccaAAGAGAGGTTGCGAAATCAGACCCCCGTA GCAGCAGAGCCGAGCATCGAGGACCTCAACCTGGACAAGAAGGAATCTGAG GAAGCGAAGGCCATCATCGCTCAGCGGTCAGGAAACCCTCGAGAGTTTTTCAAGCAGAAGGAGAGAGCCATGACCATCAGTGTGGACACCTCGCCCGTCTCCATCCACCGGAGCG GCCGTTTGGACAGCCCGTTCTTGAGGCAGCAGCACAGTCCCAGCAGCCCCAGTCCGACCCCCCCGCACCGGGGCGCGTCGCCCCTCCGCACCCCGCCACATGCACGCCGGCAGCCCGCCGCTGCAGCCG CGGACAATGACGATGAAGTGAGCACAGAGCGCAACATGGCCACCGTGTCACCCATTCCTAAAATAGTCACCACGCCCATCAAAGAAGACTACAGCAGGGATGAGGAGGAAGACCGCGCAGACGAGTGGG ATTCGGTGCCAAAGCAGGACCAGAAACCTCCGGTCCAGGAGTCGACGCCCACCAAGCCCGTGCAGAGTGTCGCCCCGCAGGCCCGCGACTCCTCCGGTGTCTCTGCGTGCGAGTCCGGCACTGACAGCCTGGTTGACCTGTGGGACGGCAGCTCCGCCCCTCCAGCCAATGCCGCCCAGCCCGCCCAGTCCTCCAATCTGGTGGACCTAATGGGAGATGTTCTCCATGACGACCTCCCGCCCAGCACTGCTGCCGCCAGCGGCCGGCCTCAGCCACTCCTCAGCTTTGACGAGATGATGGACGGGACTTTCTGCTCGGGTACTGGCGCCGAAGACGACCCGTCCAGTTTGGTGGACGTGACGGGCTCTGATCAGATGACCCTGAGCTACCAGCATGCACTGCAGCATGCATCCGGGGAGGGCCAGGAGCTGGATGACGGACAGCTGCTGATGACCAATGGGGAGGCTCTGCTGAAAGAAGGCACTCAG GCGAGCGAGGGCTacttcagccaatcacaggagGAGGAATTCGGGACATCAGAGGAGTCCTCGGCTAAACCCGCACCGGTCTTTTATAACAAGCCACCAG agatTGACATCACGTGCTGGGACACGGACCCCGTGGTTGACGATGAAGACGACTAA
- the dbn1 gene encoding drebrin isoform X7, with translation MAVNLGKNRLALLTAYQDVIDETTDTDWALYTYEDESNDLKLAASGGGGLAEITLTFDSGRVMYGFCSLKEPTAALPRYILINWVGDDVADARKCACASHVATIADFFQGVEVIINASSLEDIDPMAIGQRLTNGTAAVASPVLSRLKTRDEEHADVGTVYEKTNAEVEMKKINRQEFWEQAKREEEMRKEEEKRKVAEERQRFEEERMELERKEQENREKRYREREQQIEEHRKKMQEEEEAKERLRNQTPVAAEPSIEDLNLDKKESEEAKAIIAQRSGNPREFFKQKERAMTISVDTSPVSIHRSVSTERNMATVSPIPKIVTTPIKEDYSRDEEEDRADEWDSVPKQDQKPPVQESTPTKPVQSVAPQARDSSGVSACESGTDSLVDLWDGSSAPPANAAQPAQSSNLVDLMGDVLHDDLPPSTAAASGRPQPLLSFDEMMDGTFCSGTGAEDDPSSLVDVTGSDQMTLSYQHALQHASGEGQELDDGQLLMTNGEALLKEGTQASEGYFSQSQEEEFGTSEESSAKPAPVFYNKPPEIDITCWDTDPVVDDEDD, from the exons GGCCTTGTACACATACGAGGATGAAAGCAACGACCTGAAGCTGGCGGCGTCCGGAG GAGGCGGCCTGGCAGAGATCACGCTGACCTTTGACAGCGGCAGGGTGATGTACGGCTTCTGCAGCCTGAAGGAGCCCACCGCCGCTCTGCCACGATACATCCTCATCAACTGG gTTGGAGATGATGTGGCAGATGCCAGGAAGTGTGCCTGTGCCAGCCATGTCGCCACCATCGCAGACTTCTTCCAG gGGGTGGAGGTCATCATCAATGCCAGCAGTCTGGAGGACATCGACCCCATGGCAATCGGGCAGCGCCTGACCAATGGGACGGCAGCAGTGGCGAGCCCGGTCCTGAGCCGTCTGAAGACCCGAGATGAAGAGCACGCAGACGTG GGCACGGTGTACGAGAAGACCAACGCAGAggtggagatgaagaaaatCAATAGACAGGAGTTTTGGGAGCAGGCCAAG CGTGAAGAGGAGatgaggaaggaggaggagaagaggaaggtGGCGGAGGAGCGGCAGCGCTTCGAGGAGGAGCGAATGGAACTGGAGAGGAAAGAGCAGGAGAACCGAGAGAAGAGGTACCGCGAGAGGGAGCAGCAGATCGAGGAGCACAG AAAGAAGatgcaggaggaggaagaggccaAAGAGAGGTTGCGAAATCAGACCCCCGTA GCAGCAGAGCCGAGCATCGAGGACCTCAACCTGGACAAGAAGGAATCTGAG GAAGCGAAGGCCATCATCGCTCAGCGGTCAGGAAACCCTCGAGAGTTTTTCAAGCAGAAGGAGAGAGCCATGACCATCAGTGTGGACACCTCGCCCGTCTCCATCCACCGGAGCG TGAGCACAGAGCGCAACATGGCCACCGTGTCACCCATTCCTAAAATAGTCACCACGCCCATCAAAGAAGACTACAGCAGGGATGAGGAGGAAGACCGCGCAGACGAGTGGG ATTCGGTGCCAAAGCAGGACCAGAAACCTCCGGTCCAGGAGTCGACGCCCACCAAGCCCGTGCAGAGTGTCGCCCCGCAGGCCCGCGACTCCTCCGGTGTCTCTGCGTGCGAGTCCGGCACTGACAGCCTGGTTGACCTGTGGGACGGCAGCTCCGCCCCTCCAGCCAATGCCGCCCAGCCCGCCCAGTCCTCCAATCTGGTGGACCTAATGGGAGATGTTCTCCATGACGACCTCCCGCCCAGCACTGCTGCCGCCAGCGGCCGGCCTCAGCCACTCCTCAGCTTTGACGAGATGATGGACGGGACTTTCTGCTCGGGTACTGGCGCCGAAGACGACCCGTCCAGTTTGGTGGACGTGACGGGCTCTGATCAGATGACCCTGAGCTACCAGCATGCACTGCAGCATGCATCCGGGGAGGGCCAGGAGCTGGATGACGGACAGCTGCTGATGACCAATGGGGAGGCTCTGCTGAAAGAAGGCACTCAG GCGAGCGAGGGCTacttcagccaatcacaggagGAGGAATTCGGGACATCAGAGGAGTCCTCGGCTAAACCCGCACCGGTCTTTTATAACAAGCCACCAG agatTGACATCACGTGCTGGGACACGGACCCCGTGGTTGACGATGAAGACGACTAA
- the dbn1 gene encoding drebrin isoform X3: MAVNLGKNRLALLTAYQDVIDETTDTDWALYTYEDESNDLKLAASGGGGLAEITLTFDSGRVMYGFCSLKEPTAALPRYILINWVGDDVADARKCACASHVATIADFFQGVEVIINASSLEDIDPMAIGQRLTNGTAAVASPVLSRLKTRDEEHADVGTVYEKTNAEVEMKKINRQEFWEQAKREEEMRKEEEKRKVAEERQRFEEERMELERKEQENREKRYREREQQIEEHRKKMQEEEEAKERLRNQTPVAAEPSIEDLNLDKKESEVEEAKAIIAQRSGNPREFFKQKERAMTISVDTSPVSIHRSGRLDSPFLRQQHSPSSPSPTPPHRGASPLRTPPHARRQPAAAAVSTERNMATVSPIPKIVTTPIKEDYSRDEEEDRADEWDSVPKQDQKPPVQESTPTKPVQSVAPQARDSSGVSACESGTDSLVDLWDGSSAPPANAAQPAQSSNLVDLMGDVLHDDLPPSTAAASGRPQPLLSFDEMMDGTFCSGTGAEDDPSSLVDVTGSDQMTLSYQHALQHASGEGQELDDGQLLMTNGEALLKEGTQASEGYFSQSQEEEFGTSEESSAKPAPVFYNKPPEIDITCWDTDPVVDDEDD, from the exons GGCCTTGTACACATACGAGGATGAAAGCAACGACCTGAAGCTGGCGGCGTCCGGAG GAGGCGGCCTGGCAGAGATCACGCTGACCTTTGACAGCGGCAGGGTGATGTACGGCTTCTGCAGCCTGAAGGAGCCCACCGCCGCTCTGCCACGATACATCCTCATCAACTGG gTTGGAGATGATGTGGCAGATGCCAGGAAGTGTGCCTGTGCCAGCCATGTCGCCACCATCGCAGACTTCTTCCAG gGGGTGGAGGTCATCATCAATGCCAGCAGTCTGGAGGACATCGACCCCATGGCAATCGGGCAGCGCCTGACCAATGGGACGGCAGCAGTGGCGAGCCCGGTCCTGAGCCGTCTGAAGACCCGAGATGAAGAGCACGCAGACGTG GGCACGGTGTACGAGAAGACCAACGCAGAggtggagatgaagaaaatCAATAGACAGGAGTTTTGGGAGCAGGCCAAG CGTGAAGAGGAGatgaggaaggaggaggagaagaggaaggtGGCGGAGGAGCGGCAGCGCTTCGAGGAGGAGCGAATGGAACTGGAGAGGAAAGAGCAGGAGAACCGAGAGAAGAGGTACCGCGAGAGGGAGCAGCAGATCGAGGAGCACAG AAAGAAGatgcaggaggaggaagaggccaAAGAGAGGTTGCGAAATCAGACCCCCGTA GCAGCAGAGCCGAGCATCGAGGACCTCAACCTGGACAAGAAGGAATCTGAGGTAGAG GAAGCGAAGGCCATCATCGCTCAGCGGTCAGGAAACCCTCGAGAGTTTTTCAAGCAGAAGGAGAGAGCCATGACCATCAGTGTGGACACCTCGCCCGTCTCCATCCACCGGAGCG GCCGTTTGGACAGCCCGTTCTTGAGGCAGCAGCACAGTCCCAGCAGCCCCAGTCCGACCCCCCCGCACCGGGGCGCGTCGCCCCTCCGCACCCCGCCACATGCACGCCGGCAGCCCGCCGCTGCAGCCG TGAGCACAGAGCGCAACATGGCCACCGTGTCACCCATTCCTAAAATAGTCACCACGCCCATCAAAGAAGACTACAGCAGGGATGAGGAGGAAGACCGCGCAGACGAGTGGG ATTCGGTGCCAAAGCAGGACCAGAAACCTCCGGTCCAGGAGTCGACGCCCACCAAGCCCGTGCAGAGTGTCGCCCCGCAGGCCCGCGACTCCTCCGGTGTCTCTGCGTGCGAGTCCGGCACTGACAGCCTGGTTGACCTGTGGGACGGCAGCTCCGCCCCTCCAGCCAATGCCGCCCAGCCCGCCCAGTCCTCCAATCTGGTGGACCTAATGGGAGATGTTCTCCATGACGACCTCCCGCCCAGCACTGCTGCCGCCAGCGGCCGGCCTCAGCCACTCCTCAGCTTTGACGAGATGATGGACGGGACTTTCTGCTCGGGTACTGGCGCCGAAGACGACCCGTCCAGTTTGGTGGACGTGACGGGCTCTGATCAGATGACCCTGAGCTACCAGCATGCACTGCAGCATGCATCCGGGGAGGGCCAGGAGCTGGATGACGGACAGCTGCTGATGACCAATGGGGAGGCTCTGCTGAAAGAAGGCACTCAG GCGAGCGAGGGCTacttcagccaatcacaggagGAGGAATTCGGGACATCAGAGGAGTCCTCGGCTAAACCCGCACCGGTCTTTTATAACAAGCCACCAG agatTGACATCACGTGCTGGGACACGGACCCCGTGGTTGACGATGAAGACGACTAA